In Blastopirellula sediminis, the following proteins share a genomic window:
- a CDS encoding PadR family transcriptional regulator, whose protein sequence is MASRTSNPPFLNGVPEMLILRLLSQRPMYGYELVSAIKLATGNELEFGEGSVYPILHRLEAEKLLSAKSQAVGARTRIVYKTTSRGLAKLEDSISVWRRITDAINHALKGGEHGPATVAR, encoded by the coding sequence ATGGCGTCACGAACGAGCAATCCCCCATTTCTGAACGGCGTTCCAGAAATGTTAATCCTGCGGCTCTTGTCGCAGCGCCCAATGTACGGATACGAACTAGTCAGTGCGATCAAGCTGGCGACGGGGAACGAGCTGGAGTTCGGCGAAGGGTCGGTCTATCCGATTCTCCATCGGCTGGAAGCGGAGAAGCTCCTCTCGGCGAAATCGCAGGCGGTCGGCGCCCGAACGCGGATCGTCTACAAGACGACGTCGCGGGGGCTCGCCAAACTGGAAGATTCGATCTCCGTCTGGCGGCGGATTACCGACGCGATCAACCACGCACTCAAAGGAGGAGAGCATGGACCAGCAACAGTGGCTCGCTGA
- a CDS encoding ankyrin repeat domain-containing protein translates to MTDQPRNDLLVQAAGAGDLETVRRLIEEGVDPNSVDEHGMGPLLNFHPEVTRYLLEHGADPNLQRNENIAPVILGVCGDFECLRLLVEAGANVNRASEYNGETALHGVAGGSDARAVRLLLARGANPNARTKPGMKTYALWRDARVRGETPLHRAAAWGSPEVIQLLLDAGADPTIRDANQDTPLSWASWHRRDKSVIDQLGYEGSGVGPDFPLEEDWSE, encoded by the coding sequence ATGACCGATCAACCTCGCAATGATCTGTTGGTTCAAGCGGCCGGCGCCGGCGATCTGGAAACTGTTCGGCGACTCATCGAAGAGGGCGTGGATCCCAACAGCGTCGATGAGCATGGAATGGGGCCCCTCTTGAACTTCCATCCGGAAGTGACGCGTTATCTGCTGGAGCATGGCGCCGACCCTAACTTGCAGCGCAACGAGAATATCGCCCCGGTGATCCTGGGCGTTTGCGGAGATTTCGAGTGTCTGCGGCTCTTGGTCGAAGCAGGCGCCAACGTGAACCGTGCGAGCGAGTACAACGGCGAAACGGCGCTGCACGGCGTCGCTGGCGGCAGCGACGCCCGAGCGGTCCGGTTGTTGCTTGCGCGCGGCGCGAATCCCAATGCTCGCACGAAGCCAGGGATGAAGACGTATGCTCTGTGGCGGGATGCGCGCGTGCGGGGCGAAACGCCGCTTCACCGCGCTGCGGCGTGGGGAAGTCCCGAAGTGATTCAACTGCTCCTCGACGCCGGCGCCGATCCGACGATTCGGGACGCCAACCAAGACACGCCGCTTAGCTGGGCCAGTTGGCATCGGCGCGACAAGTCGGTCATCGACCAACTTGGGTACGAAGGCTCTGGAGTCGGGCCTGACTTTCCGCTGGAAGAGGACTGGAGCGAATGA
- a CDS encoding DUF2262 domain-containing protein produces the protein MQHEILGEVKTGDCDPYAAVATIPYDSYEIQIGMVTLGDAPLEATLELAANVVRRLAELDQVAKRIATRELRDSYNNIWNEYDEQQEDGTFKTVSKPQLSESEFQEKLLLYSVTVSGDQEVEFYYDEDDMFLGHFVLVNSRNGIDLSDASANLAG, from the coding sequence GTGCAACACGAAATACTTGGCGAAGTGAAAACTGGGGACTGCGATCCTTACGCCGCCGTCGCGACCATTCCCTACGACTCCTATGAGATCCAAATCGGGATGGTGACGCTAGGAGACGCCCCCTTAGAGGCGACGCTAGAGCTCGCCGCCAACGTCGTCCGTCGACTCGCAGAGCTGGACCAAGTCGCGAAGCGAATCGCCACGCGGGAACTGCGCGACAGCTACAACAATATTTGGAACGAGTATGACGAGCAGCAAGAGGACGGCACGTTTAAAACCGTCTCCAAGCCACAACTTTCGGAAAGCGAGTTTCAAGAGAAACTATTGCTCTACTCGGTCACGGTGAGCGGAGATCAAGAAGTCGAGTTTTACTACGACGAAGACGACATGTTCCTGGGACACTTCGTCCTGGTCAACTCGCGGAATGGGATTGATCTGAGCGACGCCAGTGCTAATTTGGCCGGCTAG
- a CDS encoding nucleoside hydrolase, whose protein sequence is MHRPRLLLLMLICVPFAFVANAHAAKPIPVIFDTDISGDVDDVLALAMLHALADRQECEIKAVTISKVNPLTAPFVDAVNAFYGRGEIPIGVTRDAQKRESKYLQLVKTKDGGEFRYPHDLLSSDDAPDAVTVLRKTLAAAEDKSVVLIQVGLAANLADLVESPADEVSPLSGEELIRRKVKFTSIMAGAFSPVKGNAHYLEANVYNGVGSMQRFAAKWPHDSPVIWSDFLIGLAAPYPRESVARDFGYVPHHIVREAYLLHSGPNHDRPTWDLTSVLYAVRPDDHYFGLSEPGLVSVDDDGFTRFQPQADGRDRYLTMDGKQTIRVIETQRSLVSQPPLK, encoded by the coding sequence ATGCATCGCCCCCGCCTTCTTCTGTTGATGTTGATTTGCGTTCCGTTCGCCTTTGTCGCTAACGCCCACGCCGCAAAACCAATCCCCGTCATCTTTGACACCGACATCTCCGGCGACGTGGATGACGTGTTGGCCCTCGCCATGTTGCATGCGCTGGCCGATCGGCAGGAGTGTGAGATCAAGGCGGTGACGATCTCGAAGGTGAATCCCCTCACGGCGCCGTTTGTCGATGCGGTCAACGCGTTTTATGGGCGTGGCGAGATTCCGATTGGGGTGACGCGGGACGCGCAGAAGCGTGAGAGTAAGTATTTGCAGTTGGTGAAGACCAAGGATGGCGGCGAGTTTCGTTATCCGCATGACCTGCTTTCAAGCGACGACGCGCCCGATGCCGTGACGGTGCTGCGGAAGACGTTAGCGGCGGCGGAGGACAAATCGGTCGTGTTGATTCAAGTTGGGCTGGCGGCGAACTTGGCCGACCTGGTCGAATCGCCGGCCGATGAGGTGAGCCCGCTGAGCGGTGAAGAGTTGATTCGCCGGAAGGTGAAGTTCACGTCGATCATGGCCGGCGCCTTTTCGCCGGTGAAGGGGAACGCGCATTACCTGGAAGCGAACGTCTACAACGGCGTCGGCTCGATGCAGCGGTTTGCGGCGAAGTGGCCGCATGACTCGCCGGTGATCTGGAGCGACTTTTTGATTGGCCTGGCCGCTCCCTATCCGCGGGAAAGCGTCGCCCGGGACTTTGGGTACGTGCCGCATCACATCGTGCGAGAAGCGTATTTATTGCATAGCGGCCCGAACCATGATCGACCGACCTGGGATCTGACCAGCGTCCTCTACGCGGTTCGCCCCGACGATCACTATTTCGGACTCTCGGAGCCGGGGCTCGTTTCAGTCGACGACGACGGCTTCACGCGGTTCCAGCCTCAGGCCGACGGGCGCGATCGCTATTTGACGATGGATGGGAAGCAGACGATTCGCGTTATCGAAACGCAGCGCTCGCTCGTCAGTCAGCCGCCGCTGAAGTAG
- a CDS encoding CoA-binding protein codes for MSKPTVAILGASKNRNKYGNKSVRAHLAQGYDVYPINPAADEIEGLKVYKKLADIPVERLDRISIYLSPAVGLQMLEEIAAVGAKEVFFNPGAESEELLAKARELGIDPIQACSIVDVGMSPRELEEE; via the coding sequence ATGTCGAAACCAACCGTCGCGATTCTCGGCGCGAGCAAAAACCGCAACAAGTACGGCAACAAATCAGTCCGAGCCCACCTGGCTCAAGGGTACGACGTCTACCCGATCAACCCGGCCGCCGACGAGATCGAAGGGCTGAAGGTGTACAAAAAGCTGGCTGACATCCCGGTCGAAAGGCTTGACCGGATCAGCATCTATCTCTCGCCCGCGGTCGGCCTGCAAATGCTGGAAGAAATCGCCGCCGTCGGAGCGAAAGAAGTTTTCTTTAACCCGGGCGCCGAAAGCGAAGAGCTGCTGGCGAAAGCCCGCGAGCTGGGGATCGATCCGATTCAGGCCTGCAGCATTGTGGACGTGGGGATGTCTCCGCGGGAGCTGGAAGAAGAGTAG